One Cucumis melo cultivar AY chromosome 8, USDA_Cmelo_AY_1.0, whole genome shotgun sequence genomic window, GTTCATGAACCCGACCAGTGGAAGAATCAAGAAGACTGATTGTCTTACACAGTTTAACGTTCAGAATATCATAATTAATGATCCTCATCATCAACATTTCTATGCTTTTTTAGATAGCTCAAAAACCCATCCATTAACTTCTCATCTCTTTCTTTGTTCACAAACAAATCCTTCATCTCTCTTATTCTCTCCCTATAAATCTTACCTTCTTCCTCCACCATTACCAACTTCAATGATTCGGCCACTGAGTCCCTTGTAAACGAACCATCCAATTGGCTCCTTGGAACGCAGTAACCCATCTTCTTCTCTTCCAACACTCTCGCAATGATTCCTTGGTCCGCCAAGAAAGATAGTAACACCAAAGCTCTTTCACTCTGAATCGCTTCCACAACAGAGCTCCAACCAGAGTGTGTCAAAAACCCACCAACTGACTCATGCCCCAATATTTTCAATTGCGGCGCCCAAGTGGTGCACACAACACCCTGCCCTTTAGTTCGTTCCTCAAATCCTTCGGGTAACTCATTCGGGTCCGGATCAGATAGTCCGAGCCGTGTCCTTAGAACCCAAAAAAACGGAAACCTCGATTTTTCCAAACCTAAAGCAATCTCTGTTAGTTCGTGTTGACTAGGCTTGGCCTCACTCCCGAATGCCACGTAGACCACAGAACCTTTAGCTTGTTTGTCCAGCCATTCTTTAATGGACTGCCACGATCGATTGTCTTCCTTCGAATCGTGCTCCGACGTGGGTAGTTGACCAACTGGGATAACGGTTTTATCGTGTATATC contains:
- the LOC103484922 gene encoding UDP-glycosyltransferase 91A1-like, whose protein sequence is MAGDKNLHIVMFPWLAFGHMIPYLELSKLIAQKGHRVSFVSTPKNIDRLPTQLPPHLSPFLSFVKIPLPQLHNLPPDAEATSDLPYDKVQFLKEAFDALKQPLSDFLRTSDADWIVYDFVPYWIGQEVGPNLRIKTAFFSIFILQSLAFVGPMLGDRRMKLEDFTVPPDWIPFPTTVAFRHFEIKKLFDFVAGNTTGVSDIDRFKMSAHYSDLVVVRAFPEYEPEWIQLLEDIHDKTVIPVGQLPTSEHDSKEDNRSWQSIKEWLDKQAKGSVVYVAFGSEAKPSQHELTEIALGLEKSRFPFFWVLRTRLGLSDPDPNELPEGFEERTKGQGVVCTTWAPQLKILGHESVGGFLTHSGWSSVVEAIQSERALVLLSFLADQGIIARVLEEKKMGYCVPRSQLDGSFTRDSVAESLKLVMVEEEGKIYRERIREMKDLFVNKERDEKLMDGFLSYLKKHRNVDDEDH